The sequence below is a genomic window from Salvelinus namaycush isolate Seneca chromosome 2, SaNama_1.0, whole genome shotgun sequence.
CACCAATTTTGATGTAAAAACCCCAAAACTGTTTTTTAAAAGATATATAGATCTGTGGAGAATTGCCCTCAGAATTCTATGAACATGCAGTGTCTTTCCATATTGTTAGGTCATGTGTCAGCTTCCTGGAAACATGTATTGCTTAAAAGAGCATTTGGCTGGCAGCACCAAACAATTATAGGGGGGAAGGGGTTGTGCTTTAAATAACATGTTGTGCCAGACAAATCCAATCTCAAAAGTAGCCTGTATTTAAGGTCTAGGCCAGGGGTATCCAACTCTTACTCTacaaggtccggagcctgctggttttctgttctgcatgataattaattgcacacacctggtgtcccaggtctaaatcagtccctgattagagagtaacaatgaaaaaaatgcagtggaactggcatcgaggtccagagttgagtttgaagggTCTAGGCCTATAGCCCATATGTGTACATTGTGATTTTTGGATCCACCAGAAACAAAGCAGAGAGGCACTGATAGACCAGTGACCAGCAAGAGTGATGCATCTGCAAGATTTGTATTGGATGTTACAGCTTTGATTTATTTTGAGAGATTGAAACACAGTACACAGTAAAATAGATGCACAATTCTGGAGAGAAAATAGTAGTCTTGTTTTTGTCATAAAATTTGTCATAAAATAACAAAAACTTTTTCTTGTGTGAAAATACATtcatataaatatgaacttttacCTAAAGATAACAATGTAAAAGGTCAGGCACTAAGTACTATTTTGTGCTATTAAAAAAATCAAGTGCATCTGTCCCATTttggcacacacacaacacaaacctGTACATACATCATAAGCTGAAAACtaccacacaaaaacaaaactggGATCATGAGAAAATTACAACTTAAAAGGGGAGGGGTTGTAGAAAGGAAAGGGGGTTGTGGGAAGAAGAGGCATGAGAGAGATATATATTGTTGGGGGGGAAACTGAGAAAGAGCGAGAGCAATGTAAACAAAGTTATTTCCAGCGAGCCCTCCAATGTATCAAGAAAatcaaaacacacaaacaaccaTAACTCTACGTACGTGTTCCACAGTGTTCCACCATCTAATCATAGATTCACCAACCTTACAGCAACCTGGGCCACAGTGAATACATTTGTATTTGTCCCAGTGTATGTATGTGGAAGTGTGTAGATAATGTCATGTGTATACCAATACACATTAAATCATTTTAAATGTAGCTGTATGAACTATGTATGTATGCAATCAGTCAGAGCAGGAGTGTGAGGAGTAGCAGGAGCAGACAGTGAACCCATGTCCCCATGACTAAAGGTGCGATACCTCTTTGTTGTAGGGGGTCTCTCTGGCCACAACCCTCTCCCTGGTAGCCACTATAGCACTGGCACTGAAACTCTCTCTGAAAGCCCATTATCTCCTCTTCCCCAAGCTGACCTAGAGTTTGAACCTTGAATTTGCCATTTTCCAGGCTGACTATGCTGTGGGTGAGGGGGCTGAGGTGCAGGTAGGCGTCAGTGTCAGGGTGTCTGCGCAGGCAGCGTCCTTGGGAACCGCACAGCCTCTGGCTGCACAGCTCTGCTGCCGTGGAGACATTGAGCAGGTACCGGCCCAGCGGACCCTGTAGGTACTCATTCAGACTGAAGCAACTGgtctggagagagaaagacacacagagtTGAAAGATTGATGTTGTTCCTGCGTCTCCACAATTTAAATGAAGCTTTCAGTCCACTACAACCATTTCACATCATAATAACAAAAGGGATAGGAAGAGGGGCTGCTACAAAAACAAAACTCATAATCAGCTGATCATCAAGTGTGTGACATGATTGACTATGATATTGTGACAAGCAGTGAGGTCCTGTGATTTGGTCATTCAGTGATTCATAGCGATGTCATTGTGTGGACACTTGCCTTGCTGCCTGCATAAACATGGTCTCCCCAGAGGATGATGCCTGCGGCCCCAAGAGCCACACTCTCCCCGATGGTGGAGACCAGGTCCGTCTGCAGAGAGATGAAATCATTACAAATCTTGACAATAGGAGTACAGATTTATCACAAAAGCACACCGTGCAGTCAGCCCAAATCAGCCAGTGGAAATTGAACCACAATTAACCACATGCACTTAGTATTGTTGAGCGTGAGAGGGGGCGAGAGGCCACTGGACCCTATAGACTTTGTGTATGACCACCTCTTATCTGCTCATGCCCCCTAAGGAAATGCACTATGGAGTGTTAGCGAGTAACGTGTCCAACACCCATCCTGCTCGCACACATACAAAAGAGTGGTAGTATTGGAGTGTCTGCTGATAGCGCAGGAAAGGGTTGCAGCCACAGATAAGGACAGAGAAATCTGTCTGTGAATCAGGGTCAATCAAaccagcacacacagacacaccacacaaaAGAGCAGAAATCACACCCATTGATGAAATAGATTTTAAAGAGGGAGTATTCAGGGGAAAAAAGTACGGTTTCAAACTAAAACTCATTGAATCCTCAAAACATGAACTGAATCGGAATCATCATTCAAGTCCCGATGAAGATTCTATTAGGGTAGGTTTATAGGCTGTAGATATTGGTTAACAGAAATTATTCTTCCAACTCCTTGACTACTTTCTCACTGAATTGAGCTGGAATACGATATGCAGGATGGATTTCCTGTCCAATGGTAAACAGTCTGATCAAAAGGTCTAGGTAGGTGGCCTGGGGTGGCCTATCTGTCTAAGCCACTGCCTCTGGAGGACATGTATGATGTTCTGCAGCCAGCATGGATTTGAATCTGTTCCAGTGCTCTTTCAGCAACCTCTCTCTCATACCTTTCACCTCCATCTGTCTCAATCCAATAAACATACAAAGGTCTAGGTAGGATAAGTGCTCCTGGTTAGTACTATGTGACTGTCAGTGAAACGGCCCCTCACCTCTGTCAGCAGGTCCAATACGTTGGCGTAGGTGGGCCGGGCATACACAAAGACAGGACGTGCCAGCCCGTCTCCTCCTGATGCCAGACGCATCCCCTCCTTCACACGGTTCCGGACAAACTGGCGCCCAGAGGGCGAAGAGCGTAGCACTGTGCTCATGTAGACGGAAGGGAAGAGGGCTGTACTCTCAGTCCACAGCCATTTGAGCATTTCATTCCGGGCCACCTCCACGTCAGGACAGCGGCCTGTGTAGTTCTCCAGAGTGTTCCTGTAGTCGTGGTTGTAGCAGTCTGGGAACAGGTAGAACCCCCACAGCTGGTTGGGCCGCAGGCTCTTGGCCAGCCTCAGGGTCTCCAGCATGAACTTCCGGGTCGACATCTCAAACTCCTGCTGGGCCACCTTAGCCACACGCTCTGCGGGCCAAGCTAGGTTCTTCTCGGCCACCAGCTGGCGTGACCGTCTGCGGTACACATCCTTGAAGTCCCAGTTGCGGATCCACAGTGGTCTCCATTCCTCCCAGTCAATAACTGCCAGTCCCTTAGCCCCTGGTTCACGTATGTAATACTGAATGCCCTCCGGCATCTTCTCCAGATGCTGAGTGAGACTGGCAACCTGCGGGAGCCCACCGTTCATGGCTGTACCATCAGGCTCATCATAGTAGGGGTACAACCCTAAGCGGTCCTTGTAAAATATGGTGAGGTTCTGGCGGACAAAGCCCTCGTTGGGCGACGCCACAATCTGGAACTGCTCCAGCTGAAAATGGATACTGTGCCGCGGGCCGCAGTCCTCCGTCGGGGCATTCCAGGCCAGGACCAGAGGCTTTTGGGGATACAGTGGCCATCTTGTGGGCTTCAGTTCCTCAGCACAGAAGCAGCAGTCCCATAGAAGAGTCACCAAAAACAATACTTTCCAATCAGGCAGTACAGTCCAGTACAACATGACTTTTGTGGGGAATGAATATCTTttcactctgctctcctgtcctGTAAAGATAAATTACATTAGCTTATTTTAAATGTAAATTGAAGTGAACATCACAAATTATATTTGGATTTCTAATCAATAGATTCATATTTGCTACCAACTGTAATTACTTGGGTACCTCCATGACCATAAAAGTTTAAATAGAGGGCTCACTTTATCCACAGGTTCAAGACATACACTAGGTTTATGAATAGAGGATAATATGGCGTGAACAGTTCAGCTGGTTTAATTCATTGTATTCAGCGTGAAAGCCTCTATGAATAATGCATTAAGATCAAGCAGCCTACTGTAAATGACAAGCCTAGAAACAATACCACTTTTCATGAAGATGATGAATTTAATATTTAGTGAAAGTTATAGGTTGCTGAAAGTAATCCGTTTGGTGGGAAACAGTATTTAGCAGCAGTGGACTTGAAAAAGCAGTAGACGCTGGTCTCGGGAAACACACCCTTACATTTTTGCTGTGGGTGTACAACACCCACCTTTACCCATGAGGAAGTTTTAATTAGTGgaaaagaaaatagaaaaacatACTTTACCGAACGAGGAAGCATTCCCAAATGTTGGAGTCCTGCTATACTCCAAGCCACGTTTGTCTTTCCTCAAGATAAGTTGGAGAAAAGTGAATGAAACAAACTTTAAGTGATCCCTGCAATAATAGGTAAAAGCACTGGAACTTCATTTATGTCACTGGCGTGAATTTTTACTGTACAACTTGAACCGACAGTGAGTGTACCTTAACTTCTTCTGTTGTCAGTTCAGTTGCACGAAACGCCTACCCTAGACTAGCCGGAGACTGGACCACTTCAGGATGTTCCATTCAGCATGAAAAGGGGGGAGTGGCGAACTAAACCGTACAATTATGATATTTGTATTGCAGGCGTGTCAAGTGGTTCTTAATATATTGTATGACCCCAAAATAATTGGGCTAACCTAGGTTTAATATCTTATATTTATATTTCTTTCCAGTTTTTAATTGAAAATAGTTCCTTTAATTTGTCAGTTGAACACTTCAGAATGAGTCAGTCCAAAACGTTTCCAATTTGGTCATTGAAAACAGATGCaatacataaccaaaagtatgtggacacctgcttgtcgaacatctcattccaaaatcatgtgcattaatatggagttggtcccccctttgcttctataacagcctccactcttctgggaagggtttccactagatgttggaacaatgctgcggggacttgcttccattcagccacaagagcattagagaggtctggctcgcagtctgcgttacagttcatcccaaaggtgtttgatggggttgatgtcagggctttgtgcaggccagtcaagttgttccacaccgatcttgacaaactatttctgtatggacttcgttTGTTTTATGTGCACGGGGcatcatcatgctgaaacaggaaagggccttcctcaaacagttgccacaaagttggaagcacagaatcgtctagaatgtcattttatgctgtagcattaagattttccttcactggaacttaaagagcctgaaccatgaaaaacacacccagaccattattcctcctccaccaaactttacagttggcactatgcattggggcaggtagcattgtcctggcatccaccaaacccagattcgtccttcAGACTGCCGGATTTgtgaagcgtgatttatcactccagagaatgtgtttccactgctccagcgtccaatggcggcgagctttacaccactccagccgacacttggcattgcgcatggtgatcctaggcttgtgtgcggctgctcggccatggaaacccatttcatgaagctcccaactaaCAGTTCGTGTGCAAACGTTGCTTcgaggcaatttggaactcagTGGTGAGTGTTACAACCaaagacagacgatttttacgcgttaCGCACTTCAGCATCCCCGTTCTGTGGGCTATGACTTCGCaactgagctgttgttgcttctACCCgtttccacgtcacaataacagcacttacagttgacccgggcagctcaagcagggcagaaatttgatgaactgacctgttggaagggtgtcatcctatgacagtgccacgttgaaagtcactgagccattttactgccaatatttacctatgaagattgcatggctgtgtgctcgattttacacacctgtcagcaacgggtgttgctgaaatagccaaatcaactaatttgaagggatgtccacatcattttgtatatatagtgtatattgttGCATTATCTAGATTTAATAGCTGTTGACAGCATAGAACAGGGGTCCCAATTACATTCAGCCATGGGCCGGTTTTCCCTTGAAAGGATTGTCGGGGGGGTTGAACATAGTTATAAATAACTTGTACTGCAAATGAACCacaagaatcccaaacagattATTTGACAAAACAGAATAACTTCAAACCTTGTTTACATTGGGATACGATCACATATGCCTCTCTttttatgcgtgggaatacttggtaACAGATGTCCTAAATTAAAACCACTTTGAGCTGATTTCCTCGtgattttacagtattttatatCCAACAACAAAAATCACCTGCGGCCCGCCTATTGAGGAAGCCTGGCATAGACCCTCCCAACATACTGAGAATGCCATGCCTATAGTTTGAGTTCtcagtttaatacattttagtcatttaacagactctcttatccagagcgacttacagtagtgagtgcattcatttttgtactggtcccccgtgggaatcgaacccacaaccctggcattacAAAAGCcacactctaccaactgagccacacaggaccatttGAGTTCATAAACATAGTTTTTGCCAAACAGTTAAATGACAAGCATACAATTGCAACCAATGTGTTATACATGTTCATTACATATTCATAAACTATCTATACACTTATAATTGACAGTTTAAACCCCTTAATAAATAATTGTAAGTAGGCTACACCATAATATAAAGTGTTACAGAATAACCTATAGTTAATGTAAGCAAGCATGGTATATCTCTAGGACTAGTAGCATTTAAACTCTGTCTGGACACAGACATCTGGCATGCAGATGTTCCGCTTGAGGCAGATGCGATGGCCATTGGCAGTGGCTCAAATGAACCAACCAAGTACCACATGCTGTCATGTTGCCAAGATCATGGAAAGATTTAGAGCAGGCTGGGGTTGAAAGCTTTTAAATGAATAGTTAGAAGCAAAGTCCAACAAAACATATGCCTAAAGGGTGCATGTGACGTGGAGGATCTGAGAGCACATGATAGACAAAACCCCCTGGAAGTGAGGTGAAGCCTCATCCTGTGAGGGTCACTCAGTTGATGCTGTTCCGCTGTTTGTTCTCCAAGCTCTGCTGACTCACCTGCTAGTATGCGTGTGAAtgagacaaagagagagtgagggaagagaAGGGATGGGCAGTTTCCCTCCATCCTGCGCGCTTCCCTTTGACCCTTGACTCCTGGACATTACATCATCAGCCTTCAGGCACCTCCAGGAAGTGATAACAATGTGGGGAACTGGAAACACACTGTCACCTTCATCATACACAAGCACTTTAAAAATCAGAGGGACCATTGGACTGTATAATAGCCTGGAACTCACACAGGTTACATTTGAAACTTTGTAGATCATGTGAGAAATTGCTTTATAAAATTATTTTTTATCTCAGATGTATGAAAATCAATTTTTACACCAACAACCCATGAATTCACATACTTTACATAAACTGCCTACGGCATTTGAAAGTATGCCAGGTTGAGGTCTCCCTTGGGAAAGTGGTCTTCTGAACTCCATGGGACTTTctaattaaataaaatgtaattatgtAACTGAAATGTACATATTTACACCCTCACACACCTTTTTCCATCAAGCCATGTAAATTGCTTACAGTATGCTATTTGGATGTATTACTCATCTTGCTAAATCCATCAGTATGGCTAAAACACGCTTTAGGAATTTCTGATCATAACTAAGCCTCACCCATTCAAGAGTAACCCATCTCAGAGGAAGTTGCTCTGCAGAACATCAAAGGAAGGAATGAAGGAGGAATTACATCAGAGTCTGACCCCTGGCCCTGAAACACACCCAACCACATTCCATACAATTACAGGGGCCAGAGATGGCCGTTATGCCCATAGCAAGCCGTATGCTACAAGAGAGCAAACAACACTGAAACTGACAATATATCATGATCATGAACCATTAGATACTGTACAAATTGATTATCATTAGAATATTTTCCCCCAAACCTTCAATATGTCTATAAAGTACTTGACCTTATCATAAACAACTAGACATATGTCATAATCATCTTAAATTATCCAAAGTCAATTGGCATAAAAGATGACTTACCCAAAAATGTTACAGAATCAAACCTATGATGAGACCCACCTGTACAAGAGTACTGCCACCTGGTGCCTAAACTGAAATAcagcagagagagaaataaaaaattCACCAACGACAGCTTCCCAGGATTCTGATAACTAGAAAGAGAAGGACTAGTAAATTGAGACAATCAGTCTTTAAATCACAGAATACAAAACCATCGATATTGTGACCACATTGTTATGGAACAAAACTCAGAATGTGAACCATATGTGGACTTGATAAAAACAGGGGTTGCCTCAGTCTTTTAGCCTGGTAAACCATTTATTCAAGTATTTCCAACtcagacagatttttttttaaatttacattaAAAGTTCACAAGTGCAGGTCTTGGCTCCAATCACAGGGGCAGACATAGATATGATAATATTGAAAATGGTCAACATGTACTGTGGGAATTCATAAACCTTCCCTTATCTTGAGCTATctttctctcccacacacacatacttctcTACATGTCACAAAAGGCAGTACTTttactctatcctctatctttcACCAAAACATctatccacctcccctttctctccgCAACATAGCTTCGGTGGTCTGTCAACAGCTGTAGTCAGACATCTCATCCATCTTCTCAGAGGAACACCAGCGTTCAAGATGGAGCAGTTGTAGTGTGGGGCAGCCTTTGACTGACAGGTATCTTTTCCACATTAGACCAGCCCAATGTGATTCACACCTCACAGAGGATGACAGGAAAATCTACATGGATCCGGGGGTGGTTCAACTTCACAATTCCCTGCAAACAGAAAACAATACCCACAATAGTAATTATAAACAAGAACAATGGGTAACTGGAAAACTTTCCAAAATACAGTCTGGGACTCAAGTGTTCATCCAATCAGCGTACCTGAGGTATGAGGTTCTTCTGAATCCTCTTCAGCTTGGACCTCTTCCGGCCATTTTTTGTCACCACAGTCTCTTCATAGAACTCATGAGCCAGGTCCCCATCCTCATCATAGTAAAGAGagctatcaacacacacacacacacacacacacacacacacacacacacacacacacacacacacacacacacacacacacacacacacacacacacacacacataggtatTGGAAAGCATTTCACTAAGGATCACATATCATATAGGCTACATATTGCATTTAGC
It includes:
- the LOC120058998 gene encoding hyaluronidase-2-like; translation: MLYWTVLPDWKVLFLVTLLWDCCFCAEELKPTRWPLYPQKPLVLAWNAPTEDCGPRHSIHFQLEQFQIVASPNEGFVRQNLTIFYKDRLGLYPYYDEPDGTAMNGGLPQVASLTQHLEKMPEGIQYYIREPGAKGLAVIDWEEWRPLWIRNWDFKDVYRRRSRQLVAEKNLAWPAERVAKVAQQEFEMSTRKFMLETLRLAKSLRPNQLWGFYLFPDCYNHDYRNTLENYTGRCPDVEVARNEMLKWLWTESTALFPSVYMSTVLRSSPSGRQFVRNRVKEGMRLASGGDGLARPVFVYARPTYANVLDLLTETDLVSTIGESVALGAAGIILWGDHVYAGSKTSCFSLNEYLQGPLGRYLLNVSTAAELCSQRLCGSQGRCLRRHPDTDAYLHLSPLTHSIVSLENGKFKVQTLGQLGEEEIMGFQREFQCQCYSGYQGEGCGQRDPLQQRGIAPLVMGTWVHCLLLLLLTLLL
- the LOC120024451 gene encoding tumor suppressor candidate 2-like, whose product is MGGSGSKVKGAWPFVGSGAGGDSGSEGQEDQSLTRLKGTRKATPFIFTRRSSLYYDEDGDLAHEFYEETVVTKNGRKRSKLKRIQKNLIPQGIVKLNHPRIHVDFPVILCEV